The following proteins are co-located in the Leptospira sp. GIMC2001 genome:
- a CDS encoding trans-sulfuration enzyme family protein: protein MNSETPPDPKFETLAVRTQMSRSHHREHSTPLFMTSSFVFDDAEQARALFADEVPGNIYTRFSNPNTNELVDKICQMEKAEDGIATASGMSAIFTSFMALLRQGDHVIASRSVFGSTHQILTQILPRYGISFDYADIANPDSWEKLFKPNTRMVFIETPSNPALDLIDLEWLGKLCKSKNVILNVDNCFCTPYLQTPLEYGADLSIHSATKFLDGQGRTIGGLIAGRRDLLKEIRFYARHSGPSLSPFNAWILSKSLETLAVRMERHCQNALELAKYLETLDDIEVVKYPFLPSHPQYKLAKKQMRLGGGVVSFQVKGGISRGRKFLNSLEMFSHSANLGDSRTIATHPASTTHSKLSEAERLAVGIEPGLIRVSVGLEHIDDIKNEIDMAIVKSRS from the coding sequence ATGAATTCTGAGACGCCTCCAGATCCCAAATTTGAGACACTAGCTGTTCGCACCCAAATGAGCCGTTCTCATCATAGAGAGCATTCTACTCCACTATTTATGACATCTAGTTTTGTCTTCGATGATGCAGAACAGGCGAGAGCCTTGTTTGCAGACGAAGTACCTGGCAATATTTATACAAGGTTCTCGAACCCCAATACAAACGAACTGGTAGATAAAATTTGTCAAATGGAGAAAGCTGAGGATGGGATCGCAACGGCTTCTGGCATGAGTGCAATATTCACGAGCTTTATGGCTCTACTCCGTCAGGGTGATCATGTCATTGCATCTCGATCTGTTTTTGGATCTACACATCAAATACTTACTCAGATTCTACCTCGCTACGGAATCAGCTTTGACTATGCAGACATTGCAAATCCTGATTCTTGGGAAAAGCTTTTCAAACCTAACACTCGTATGGTGTTTATTGAGACTCCATCCAATCCAGCCTTGGATTTAATTGATCTTGAGTGGCTAGGGAAATTGTGTAAATCTAAGAACGTAATCTTAAATGTTGATAATTGCTTTTGTACGCCTTATCTTCAGACACCGCTTGAATATGGTGCTGATCTATCCATACATTCAGCAACCAAGTTCTTAGATGGCCAAGGTCGCACAATCGGTGGCTTAATTGCTGGAAGGCGTGACCTACTGAAGGAAATCCGTTTCTATGCAAGACATTCAGGACCAAGTCTGTCACCATTCAATGCATGGATTCTATCCAAAAGTCTTGAAACTCTCGCAGTTAGAATGGAGAGACATTGCCAGAATGCATTGGAACTCGCTAAATATCTAGAAACATTAGATGATATCGAAGTTGTTAAATACCCATTTCTTCCATCGCATCCTCAATATAAATTGGCTAAGAAGCAAATGAGATTGGGTGGTGGAGTGGTAAGTTTTCAAGTTAAAGGTGGCATCAGTCGTGGAAGGAAATTTTTAAATTCCTTGGAGATGTTCTCACACTCAGCGAATTTGGGTGATTCCCGAACGATTGCTACGCATCCAGCATCAACAACTCATTCCAAACTGAGCGAAGCCGAAAGACTTGCAGTAGGAATTGAACCCGGACTCATTCGAGTGTCTGTTGGTCTCGAGCATATTGACGATATTAAAAATGAGATTGATATGGCTATTGTGAAAAGCCGATCTTAA
- a CDS encoding esterase/lipase family protein, translating to MASKPFQVGDYKMSMLLEFWEFVTGLLFGLFNQKKSLPSDLSSRDVMILPGMGMSSGFYSKLEKYLSKAGYRPITIPLPAWKSEKEILPILANYLNRSAPYTIVIAHNTAGLLMSALPDSSRRNVDTLITLGTPFHGYKVLGFLQEQGREPQSSRLSARHPAYLFFNRFQPLSPIQEFIFKSTDTAYGQGRDQWFDIPGNYNLVRRSENLRTLVEFLFSIRPPIPKMPKDTTILTNDVKLASAKSAEKPTGITDSKSSSNSKSKPKANANKPNSKNAKSNHNPIKSSKDSGKKLSSKKSSNSKNSKQAKKKKK from the coding sequence TTGGCAAGCAAACCATTTCAAGTTGGAGATTACAAAATGTCGATGCTCTTAGAATTTTGGGAATTTGTAACGGGTCTTCTATTCGGTTTATTCAATCAGAAGAAGAGCCTTCCGAGTGATCTCAGTTCACGCGACGTAATGATTTTACCAGGGATGGGAATGTCGTCAGGTTTCTATTCTAAATTGGAGAAATATCTTTCCAAAGCAGGTTACAGACCAATTACAATTCCACTGCCTGCTTGGAAATCCGAAAAAGAAATCCTACCTATACTTGCGAATTATTTGAACCGTTCGGCTCCATACACAATTGTTATTGCCCACAATACTGCTGGACTTCTAATGAGCGCCTTACCCGATTCTTCAAGAAGAAATGTGGACACTTTGATCACATTGGGCACACCATTTCACGGATACAAAGTTCTAGGTTTCTTACAAGAACAAGGCCGTGAACCACAATCAAGCAGGTTGTCTGCAAGACATCCAGCGTATTTATTTTTTAATAGATTCCAGCCTCTGTCACCTATTCAAGAATTTATTTTCAAATCAACCGATACAGCATATGGACAAGGAAGAGATCAATGGTTCGATATACCAGGCAACTACAATCTAGTTAGGCGATCGGAAAACCTAAGAACACTCGTGGAATTTCTATTTTCCATTCGTCCACCAATTCCAAAAATGCCAAAAGATACTACAATACTTACCAATGATGTGAAACTTGCTTCAGCCAAATCTGCTGAAAAACCTACTGGTATTACAGATTCTAAATCATCATCGAATTCCAAGTCGAAACCAAAAGCGAATGCCAATAAACCAAATTCCAAAAATGCGAAGAGCAATCATAATCCGATCAAGTCTTCAAAGGATTCTGGTAAAAAACTATCTTCCAAAAAGTCTTCCAATTCGAAGAATAGTAAGCAAGCCAAGAAAAAGAAGAAATAG
- a CDS encoding ExbD/TolR family protein, whose protein sequence is MGATSGGDEEEIGNINITPMVDVILVLLVIFMVTANFLKKESININLPKVAAADPNIAESKQVALTRDGKILFEGKESSLELMIRNLERDAKLQPNMRLTLSADEKLPYGKITEVMGLIRKAGVTRIALSVKK, encoded by the coding sequence ATGGGTGCAACGTCAGGTGGCGATGAAGAAGAAATAGGGAATATAAATATCACACCGATGGTGGATGTGATTTTGGTTCTACTTGTGATTTTTATGGTAACAGCCAATTTCCTTAAGAAAGAATCTATCAATATAAATTTACCAAAAGTTGCAGCAGCTGATCCCAACATAGCTGAGTCCAAACAAGTAGCACTCACTAGGGATGGCAAGATTCTGTTCGAAGGTAAAGAAAGCAGTTTGGAACTGATGATACGAAACTTAGAGAGAGACGCAAAGCTACAACCAAATATGCGTCTAACACTTTCTGCAGATGAGAAACTCCCTTATGGTAAGATAACAGAAGTTATGGGATTGATTCGAAAAGCTGGTGTGACACGGATTGCACTCTCGGTAAAAAAATAA
- a CDS encoding TonB-dependent receptor, whose protein sequence is MRNYNIKIFTTLVFSFFFLAESLQAIDFRGRIYSRVKEKGEPEVTVMIFETKKFAQTDADGYFEASVPEAGTYTFRILRATGMQEIKRSVSEQGELVTVYTDKVEAPKGGITVTGEKEKTVLSRYKVRGADPSRNTYVVDDLPILYPFHLLGLNSVIHNDLIKSIDIYTGAYPARFFNATGGVIEIELTDSVVKQEGAFSVSAFSTNAMFQTPTFNGKGYLIVAGRVSYLENTIGLTGLVPEGIRLPQYHDAQIKFVHNFDTEHQISFTHLSSQDGFAADLRPRPTNDPTREPSPLLSGARVALGRGFATQGLRYTWTPSEKFNNRVTLINFSPFTRFNGALGTIDASNMTRSGYISIRDDAIYQFADWLKVEFGGEHRELNYTLDGTSVRATDPSNRNPNPYDTANPAFESYRVTDKLRTNYSYGYSTLQFKFGNFKFEPGTRYDYLGVNRQGVWGPRGTVSYTFPEVMEGLTLFGGAGEYSHFPANTQASRSGGNPDLRFERATKYGGGFDQQVTKEWSLKVEVFKQEFRDSITNDPYISTPVAINPDPVDFVRNPILFNKRLNFSNRGEGWSHGYEVFIKKSNRPGTRDWFGWIAYTWSQTFRNANTVFGEQFFNTPVLSANERRVLYDSVRTSPETYYNFDQTHIVNIVYGWRINDSYQLGVRWQYRSSFPITPIIGDDGGRFRNPATNQVFFNPVTSPAENSTRLADYHRMDVRIDKFINYEWGYMNLFLELINFYARRNEVGQSFNNGFPYSLTNPSPSFDFSTLELPGGQIIPLINIGLETRF, encoded by the coding sequence ATGCGAAATTATAATATTAAAATTTTCACCACCCTAGTCTTCAGTTTTTTTTTCTTAGCTGAGAGTCTCCAAGCGATTGATTTTCGCGGAAGGATATATTCACGAGTTAAGGAAAAGGGCGAGCCCGAAGTTACGGTAATGATTTTTGAGACCAAGAAATTCGCTCAAACTGATGCCGACGGTTATTTTGAGGCAAGTGTTCCGGAAGCTGGAACATATACTTTTCGTATTCTAAGAGCTACTGGAATGCAAGAGATCAAAAGAAGTGTATCCGAACAAGGTGAACTCGTTACAGTCTATACCGATAAGGTCGAAGCACCAAAAGGTGGAATAACCGTAACAGGCGAGAAAGAAAAAACAGTTCTTTCTCGATACAAAGTTCGTGGAGCTGATCCTTCGCGTAACACCTATGTTGTGGACGATCTCCCGATTCTCTATCCTTTTCACCTTCTAGGACTCAACTCAGTCATCCACAATGACTTGATCAAATCCATTGATATATATACGGGAGCATATCCTGCACGCTTTTTTAATGCTACTGGAGGTGTGATCGAGATAGAACTCACCGATTCAGTCGTGAAGCAAGAAGGTGCATTTTCTGTTTCTGCATTTTCAACCAATGCAATGTTTCAAACGCCAACCTTCAATGGGAAGGGATATCTCATTGTTGCCGGGCGAGTGAGTTATCTTGAGAATACCATTGGACTCACTGGGCTCGTTCCTGAAGGAATTCGACTACCTCAATACCATGATGCACAAATTAAGTTTGTACACAATTTTGATACTGAACATCAGATTTCGTTTACACATTTGAGTTCGCAAGATGGTTTTGCAGCAGATCTCAGACCAAGACCCACAAACGATCCAACTCGCGAGCCCTCTCCTTTGCTTTCTGGCGCGAGAGTTGCACTGGGTCGCGGTTTTGCTACTCAAGGACTTCGTTATACTTGGACACCTTCGGAGAAGTTCAACAACCGTGTAACTCTAATTAACTTCTCTCCGTTTACCAGGTTCAATGGAGCGTTGGGCACAATCGACGCATCGAATATGACAAGGTCAGGATATATCAGTATTCGTGATGATGCAATCTATCAGTTCGCTGATTGGTTAAAAGTCGAATTCGGCGGTGAACATCGCGAATTGAATTATACTCTAGATGGAACAAGTGTGCGCGCAACCGATCCTTCGAATCGCAATCCCAATCCCTATGACACTGCGAATCCAGCTTTTGAATCCTATCGTGTAACAGACAAATTGCGAACGAATTATAGCTATGGTTATTCAACACTGCAATTCAAATTCGGCAATTTTAAATTTGAACCAGGAACTCGTTATGATTACCTGGGGGTCAATCGTCAAGGCGTATGGGGGCCAAGGGGGACAGTTTCCTATACTTTTCCTGAGGTTATGGAGGGTCTCACTCTTTTTGGTGGAGCTGGAGAATACTCACATTTCCCAGCTAATACACAAGCTTCTCGTTCCGGAGGCAACCCTGATTTACGATTTGAAAGAGCGACCAAGTATGGTGGCGGATTTGATCAACAAGTTACTAAAGAATGGTCGCTAAAGGTAGAAGTTTTCAAACAAGAATTCAGAGATAGTATAACTAATGATCCATATATATCTACACCAGTTGCAATCAATCCCGATCCTGTTGACTTTGTTCGCAATCCCATACTTTTCAACAAGAGACTGAACTTTTCGAATCGTGGTGAAGGGTGGTCTCATGGATATGAAGTCTTCATCAAGAAATCCAATCGTCCTGGAACTAGAGATTGGTTTGGTTGGATTGCTTATACTTGGTCACAGACTTTTCGAAATGCGAACACAGTGTTCGGAGAACAATTTTTCAATACTCCTGTTCTATCAGCAAATGAAAGACGAGTTCTTTATGATAGCGTAAGAACTTCGCCTGAGACATATTATAATTTTGATCAGACTCATATTGTCAATATCGTCTATGGTTGGAGAATCAACGATAGCTATCAATTGGGTGTGCGTTGGCAATACCGGTCCTCTTTTCCTATCACCCCAATTATAGGAGACGATGGCGGAAGATTTAGAAACCCAGCGACCAATCAAGTTTTCTTCAATCCGGTTACATCACCTGCTGAGAATTCCACAAGGCTTGCTGACTATCACCGAATGGATGTTCGTATAGATAAATTCATCAACTATGAATGGGGATATATGAATCTTTTCCTTGAATTAATCAACTTCTATGCAAGGAGAAATGAAGTGGGACAGAGCTTCAACAATGGCTTCCCTTACTCGCTTACTAATCCATCACCAAGTTTTGATTTTAGTACTTTGGAATTGCCTGGGGGTCAGATTATCCCATTGATCAATATTGGTTTGGAGACGAGATTCTAA
- a CDS encoding UTP--glucose-1-phosphate uridylyltransferase, translating into MESHEIKIKEKMEEANLSPEFIEDFLSKVSQVKNGETGIAVWKEVGDLIPEEDEITYEQIRTDYSASKEDLSKLVIIKLNGGLGTSMGLSKAKSLIPIKNGLSFLKIIANQVLYLRQEYGVEIPLLLMDSFNTQADSQEELKSSGISQSIPTSFLQHKVPRLLKNGLTPISCKDPKEDWCPPGHGDIYFTLVETGILDELLSNGYEIAFLSNGDNLGATVDTSVVNFMLKNKLDFAMEMTPKTLADKKGGAIYRKIRDGKFLHYELLETAQVPPEFESEFTGMGKFRTFSTNNLWINLHSLKERWNQGKFRLSLIVNPKKVEAQDVIQIETAMGSAVGSFPNFKGIIIPRDRFAPVKKTEDYLVRRSDAYDLNEDYSLTMPLARKKLGLGEPIVELDDAFYKKINDYDSRFVFVPSLFACESLLVKGDWLFDIEIQLKGKVTFENSSNVQIKISSLGKLNFENETISR; encoded by the coding sequence ATGGAAAGTCATGAAATAAAGATTAAGGAAAAGATGGAAGAGGCAAATCTCAGTCCTGAGTTTATTGAAGATTTTCTATCTAAAGTGAGCCAAGTAAAAAATGGTGAGACTGGAATCGCAGTTTGGAAAGAAGTTGGTGATCTAATTCCAGAAGAAGACGAAATAACTTATGAACAAATCCGTACGGACTATTCGGCATCCAAAGAAGACCTATCAAAACTTGTTATAATAAAATTGAACGGTGGTCTTGGAACTTCTATGGGTTTGTCGAAAGCGAAATCTCTGATTCCTATCAAGAATGGACTCTCCTTTCTAAAAATCATCGCAAACCAAGTTTTATATCTAAGACAAGAATACGGAGTTGAGATTCCGCTGCTATTAATGGACAGCTTTAATACACAGGCCGATTCGCAAGAAGAACTCAAGTCATCCGGAATATCTCAATCCATTCCAACTAGCTTTCTTCAACACAAAGTTCCGAGACTCTTAAAAAATGGATTAACCCCGATTAGCTGCAAAGATCCAAAAGAAGATTGGTGTCCTCCCGGACATGGTGACATCTATTTTACATTGGTGGAAACGGGAATCTTAGATGAATTGTTATCTAATGGATATGAAATTGCATTTCTTTCCAATGGAGACAACTTGGGTGCGACAGTTGATACATCTGTTGTGAATTTTATGCTTAAGAATAAATTGGATTTTGCAATGGAGATGACACCCAAGACTCTCGCAGACAAGAAGGGTGGGGCAATCTATCGTAAGATCCGCGACGGAAAATTCCTTCATTACGAATTGCTTGAGACTGCTCAAGTTCCTCCAGAATTTGAATCAGAATTCACTGGCATGGGTAAATTCCGAACCTTTTCAACCAATAATTTATGGATAAATCTTCATTCCCTCAAAGAGCGATGGAATCAAGGAAAGTTCCGTTTATCTCTAATTGTAAATCCGAAAAAAGTGGAAGCACAAGACGTAATACAAATTGAAACCGCCATGGGATCTGCTGTCGGAAGTTTTCCAAACTTTAAAGGAATTATCATACCTCGTGACCGTTTTGCGCCTGTTAAGAAAACAGAAGATTATCTAGTACGCAGATCTGATGCTTATGATTTGAACGAAGACTATTCTCTAACCATGCCCCTTGCTCGAAAGAAACTAGGACTGGGAGAGCCAATTGTTGAACTAGATGATGCCTTTTATAAAAAGATCAATGACTATGACTCGCGTTTTGTTTTTGTTCCATCATTATTTGCATGTGAATCCTTGCTAGTCAAAGGAGATTGGTTATTCGATATAGAAATTCAACTCAAAGGCAAGGTAACATTTGAGAATTCATCGAATGTTCAGATAAAAATTTCAAGCTTAGGTAAATTGAATTTTGAAAATGAAACTATTTCTAGATAA
- a CDS encoding LA_0364 family Cys-rich lipoprotein, which translates to MSFGIALALQIQCGTPLSFREECYERNKCSEIESNCYLQNSLFFRFTQGDRSPAGEDVAILLGTCDGLEKTCRKNCESSTIF; encoded by the coding sequence ATGAGTTTTGGAATAGCGTTGGCATTGCAAATTCAATGCGGCACCCCTCTTTCATTTCGGGAGGAATGCTACGAGAGAAATAAATGTTCAGAAATTGAATCCAACTGCTATTTGCAGAATTCACTATTCTTTCGTTTCACTCAAGGAGATCGTTCCCCGGCGGGAGAAGACGTAGCAATTCTTCTAGGAACATGCGATGGTCTCGAGAAGACCTGTCGCAAAAATTGTGAGTCATCGACTATTTTTTGA
- a CDS encoding C1 family peptidase produces MGIPSLRRFTLFGVLLIFVSSLRHHSSLVGSEDPEFEGYRAGIISDSGELEISIPTAPALEINNLPSKSDLSSQLPLPYPQGNQASSVGFALGYALKSYTENRKLPKPKNLSKLSVSNPDNQNIFFSPSFIYNSTNQGKDLGGSLLDGLILLATKGIATWSEMPYKLNDYRSQPNPSLTTNLQYKIHDFRRFQVSDLAMMKAYINNGHPLPASLLFYEGYTKARDRDILNKLDGKFIGGQVVLICGYDDSKKAFKFWNSWGPDWGDDGYGWISYSHFQKTAKAVFWVDDSPNLRSPIEIAKSYPMEIVATRGNYKDRVRISWTSVNNAIGYEIYRKRTSESKFQLVGLSVNQNFEDFGVQKNLAYNYSVSSVFADESSALSQEWVEGYASEKILPSHTQEITGLTATHGNFNDRILIQWDPIPGVKSYHLYKFNRYSQEFRLLSKTNKPEHIDRRAERNGNLEFYRVSVEGPYAKSQLSPAKFGYTSSRSMSLPPPHEVEASKGDHIDRITVNWAPVNGAAEYKVFRMSSKSGKTWEEIASTVNNIYDDISPSSPSNYYSVASQNKLGTWNRGSTPVLGTLAQSTERNTGLKPPSAVEIRELKTLNSNELLLRLSWKVIKDAKSYYIYKRSVATSWVKLGESKSSYYQFPLKLNDKFTQYAVSSVNEYGIEGRKSKRITFAKMEPIVDEVTTRAFGAESNLEKFKGPWTSLYWDGKANVINVTLKIDSKDETNETCEIQFNQKVIYEGDYIQEAKIVDPNGSFQIEISNSGEALMMEIKDKKVFKEKTVLSFLRE; encoded by the coding sequence ATGGGAATACCCAGTCTTCGGAGGTTCACTCTGTTCGGAGTGCTCCTGATTTTTGTCTCCTCGTTGCGTCACCACTCATCCTTGGTTGGTTCTGAAGATCCTGAATTTGAAGGTTACAGAGCAGGAATTATTTCAGATTCAGGTGAGCTAGAAATTTCGATTCCTACAGCCCCTGCTTTAGAAATAAATAATTTACCAAGTAAATCTGATCTGTCTTCTCAGCTACCCCTTCCCTACCCTCAAGGCAATCAAGCTAGTTCCGTTGGTTTTGCGTTAGGCTATGCTCTCAAATCTTACACAGAAAATCGTAAACTTCCAAAACCGAAAAATCTTTCCAAGCTATCAGTTTCGAATCCAGATAATCAAAATATTTTCTTTTCTCCTTCGTTTATATACAACTCGACCAATCAAGGCAAGGATCTTGGTGGATCTCTCCTTGACGGTCTTATTCTTCTTGCAACAAAAGGAATCGCTACTTGGTCGGAGATGCCTTATAAGTTGAATGATTATCGAAGTCAACCGAATCCATCACTGACTACCAACCTACAATACAAGATTCATGATTTTCGAAGATTCCAAGTCTCAGACTTGGCTATGATGAAAGCATATATAAACAATGGTCATCCACTGCCAGCGTCTTTGCTATTTTATGAAGGCTATACCAAAGCACGAGATCGCGATATATTAAATAAGTTGGATGGCAAATTCATTGGCGGACAGGTTGTTCTGATTTGTGGATACGATGATTCTAAAAAAGCATTTAAATTTTGGAATTCTTGGGGGCCAGATTGGGGAGATGATGGATATGGTTGGATTAGCTACTCTCATTTCCAGAAAACGGCTAAAGCAGTTTTCTGGGTAGATGACTCCCCTAATCTTCGTTCACCGATAGAAATTGCGAAATCCTATCCAATGGAGATAGTTGCAACAAGAGGCAATTACAAAGATAGAGTTCGAATTTCTTGGACTTCAGTAAATAATGCAATTGGTTATGAGATCTACCGTAAGCGAACATCGGAATCTAAATTTCAATTAGTTGGGTTATCCGTGAATCAGAATTTTGAGGACTTTGGTGTTCAGAAAAATCTTGCCTATAACTATTCTGTGTCCTCTGTATTTGCAGATGAATCTTCTGCTTTATCTCAAGAATGGGTTGAGGGATATGCATCGGAGAAAATTCTTCCGAGTCATACCCAAGAAATTACAGGACTTACAGCAACTCATGGGAATTTCAATGATAGAATTCTAATTCAATGGGATCCAATCCCGGGAGTCAAAAGCTACCATCTCTATAAATTCAATCGATATTCACAAGAATTTAGGCTTCTATCCAAAACCAATAAGCCAGAACATATTGACCGACGCGCAGAACGAAATGGAAATTTAGAATTCTATCGTGTGTCCGTTGAAGGGCCTTATGCTAAATCTCAATTGAGCCCAGCTAAATTCGGCTATACTTCATCTCGTAGCATGTCTCTTCCTCCACCGCACGAAGTTGAGGCAAGTAAGGGTGATCATATCGATCGTATTACGGTGAATTGGGCGCCTGTAAACGGTGCAGCAGAGTACAAGGTGTTCCGAATGAGTAGCAAATCGGGTAAAACTTGGGAAGAAATTGCAAGCACTGTGAATAATATCTACGATGATATCTCCCCTTCTTCGCCTAGCAATTATTACTCGGTAGCCTCTCAAAATAAATTAGGAACTTGGAATCGAGGCTCTACCCCAGTTCTAGGAACACTTGCACAATCAACGGAGAGAAATACCGGACTAAAACCTCCTAGCGCAGTAGAAATTCGGGAATTAAAAACTCTAAATTCTAATGAACTATTATTGCGACTCAGTTGGAAGGTGATAAAGGATGCGAAATCTTACTATATCTACAAGCGTAGTGTTGCAACTTCATGGGTCAAATTGGGCGAATCGAAATCTAGCTACTATCAATTCCCTCTAAAACTAAACGACAAATTCACACAATATGCAGTAAGCTCTGTAAATGAATATGGTATTGAAGGAAGAAAATCCAAGAGAATAACTTTTGCAAAAATGGAACCGATCGTTGATGAAGTAACAACAAGAGCATTCGGTGCAGAATCCAATCTGGAGAAATTCAAAGGACCTTGGACATCTTTGTATTGGGATGGAAAAGCAAATGTAATCAATGTTACGCTGAAGATAGATTCCAAAGACGAAACGAATGAGACTTGTGAGATCCAATTCAATCAAAAAGTTATTTACGAGGGTGACTATATCCAGGAAGCCAAAATCGTAGATCCGAATGGTAGCTTCCAAATAGAAATTTCTAATTCAGGGGAAGCTTTAATGATGGAGATTAAAGACAAAAAAGTCTTCAAAGAAAAGACTGTTCTCTCATTCTTGCGAGAATAA
- a CDS encoding OsmC family protein: MKIELDLVNAPFAMVAKNPDGNTVSIDASPEIGGQGKGARPTELLLMGVAGCSGIDILSILAKMKAVVDSFHVDVVGDKEEVGTVKLFTKISIHYKFTGDLEADKVKRAIDLSLEKYCSVSKTLEKTAKISYTFEINGEKH; the protein is encoded by the coding sequence ATGAAAATCGAATTAGATTTAGTCAATGCCCCCTTCGCGATGGTTGCAAAGAACCCAGATGGCAATACAGTATCCATTGATGCAAGCCCAGAAATTGGTGGTCAAGGTAAAGGAGCTCGTCCAACAGAACTTTTGCTCATGGGTGTCGCTGGTTGTAGCGGAATCGATATTTTGTCCATTCTCGCTAAGATGAAGGCTGTTGTAGATAGCTTCCATGTGGATGTGGTTGGTGACAAAGAAGAGGTAGGAACTGTAAAATTATTTACGAAAATTTCTATCCATTATAAATTCACAGGTGATCTTGAAGCAGATAAAGTGAAGAGAGCAATTGATTTATCTCTAGAAAAGTATTGTTCTGTTTCTAAGACTCTTGAGAAAACCGCCAAGATCAGCTATACCTTTGAAATCAATGGCGAGAAGCATTGA
- a CDS encoding energy transducer TonB translates to MNIDWLKIKKEIKIFGVFRFCLLASIFLHVGTYGTYYIATYVSTQESEEVDTSDMEVDFEEIPPELLGGTSSPAPVEKQEWVEGSSKDQDKEAPDDSDINPNALSGDGTDKDGFLYSYNGDRPPTPIIDFDLRDYFPDQAKAASITNKTIVVMVQIDERGQLLGTKVVSGKAGYGFDEAAIKIVRRARFAPGYLDGKPTRMAHRLPINFTLED, encoded by the coding sequence ATGAATATAGATTGGTTGAAAATCAAGAAAGAAATCAAAATTTTCGGAGTTTTTCGATTCTGTCTATTGGCATCTATATTTTTGCATGTAGGAACTTACGGGACTTATTACATTGCAACCTACGTTTCTACACAAGAATCGGAAGAAGTTGACACCTCTGATATGGAAGTGGATTTCGAAGAGATTCCACCTGAATTATTGGGAGGAACTTCTAGTCCAGCACCAGTAGAAAAACAAGAATGGGTTGAAGGTTCTAGTAAGGATCAAGACAAAGAAGCGCCTGATGATTCGGACATCAATCCGAACGCTTTGTCCGGAGATGGAACCGATAAAGACGGGTTCTTGTATTCCTATAATGGTGACAGACCACCTACTCCAATCATTGATTTTGATCTGCGAGATTATTTTCCTGATCAGGCAAAAGCCGCAAGCATTACCAACAAAACAATTGTCGTAATGGTTCAGATCGATGAACGTGGACAATTGCTAGGTACAAAAGTTGTATCTGGTAAGGCAGGTTACGGATTTGACGAAGCCGCCATTAAAATCGTGAGACGTGCCAGATTTGCTCCAGGATATCTGGATGGCAAACCAACTCGCATGGCTCATAGATTGCCTATAAATTTCACTCTGGAGGATTAA
- a CDS encoding MotA/TolQ/ExbB proton channel family protein — MQTYVDLGETLIFVIMGLASVLAVAVFVERLIVYRKSISKETEAYLTDLVGFLRKKDIKSAKELVTSSPDSVYNRFTDFTLERLEENPEGIPVLMEGKILKEKIDLEERLPILNTLGNNAPFIGLLGTVLGVIKAFYSLGTLGNTGSEVVMRSISTALLATAAGLAIAIPVVMANNFFSRKMKVILANLEILSREFVGNFLPGGRSGKSSH; from the coding sequence ATGCAAACTTACGTTGATTTAGGTGAGACACTGATTTTTGTTATCATGGGTTTAGCAAGCGTCCTTGCTGTTGCTGTGTTTGTAGAAAGATTGATTGTCTATAGAAAAAGCATTTCGAAAGAAACCGAAGCCTATCTTACTGATCTAGTAGGATTTCTTAGAAAAAAAGATATCAAATCGGCAAAAGAACTTGTTACATCATCTCCTGATTCCGTCTACAATCGATTCACGGATTTCACTTTAGAAAGACTAGAAGAAAATCCTGAAGGCATTCCAGTTCTTATGGAAGGCAAAATCTTAAAAGAGAAAATTGATCTTGAAGAACGTCTTCCCATTCTCAATACTTTAGGCAATAATGCTCCCTTTATTGGATTGCTCGGAACGGTGTTAGGTGTGATCAAAGCTTTTTATAGCTTGGGAACTCTTGGCAATACTGGTTCAGAAGTTGTGATGAGATCTATTTCCACGGCTCTTCTCGCGACTGCTGCAGGACTTGCAATCGCAATTCCAGTTGTAATGGCGAATAACTTTTTTTCAAGAAAGATGAAAGTGATTCTTGCCAATTTAGAAATTTTATCTAGAGAATTCGTAGGTAATTTTCTTCCGGGCGGACGCTCGGGCAAATCTTCTCACTAA